A genomic stretch from Antarcticibacterium flavum includes:
- a CDS encoding tryptophan-rich sensory protein, with protein MTRNLSVLNLLSVILMIIVSYYSQAIRLNDNTIGGVSEHYENLFTPAGYAFSIWGLIYVSLLVYCYFQLNRVFVSEGETNFIDQTGPWFIIANVANASWVVAWLYENTLFSVILMFIILFSLIMIIRRTNMERWDAPFKIIAFVWWPICFYAGWITVATIANVAAHLTSLGWRGYILSETQWTVIMLIVAVVINFLIVYRRNMREFALVGIWALIAIYARHTDGNVAVAYTALGGAILLFGYVSYHGHKNRKTNPMYKLVAGESEG; from the coding sequence ATGACTCGAAACCTTTCGGTCCTGAATCTTCTTTCAGTTATTCTAATGATCATTGTGAGCTATTATTCCCAGGCCATCCGGTTGAATGATAATACCATTGGCGGGGTAAGTGAGCATTACGAAAATCTTTTTACCCCCGCGGGGTATGCGTTTAGCATCTGGGGTTTGATATATGTTTCCCTGCTGGTCTACTGCTACTTTCAGCTTAACAGGGTCTTTGTGAGTGAGGGAGAGACAAACTTTATTGACCAAACCGGCCCCTGGTTCATCATTGCAAATGTGGCGAATGCCTCCTGGGTGGTAGCCTGGTTGTACGAGAATACCCTGTTCTCTGTCATTCTTATGTTCATAATCCTTTTTAGCCTCATAATGATTATTCGCCGTACCAATATGGAACGCTGGGATGCACCATTTAAGATCATCGCATTTGTATGGTGGCCTATTTGTTTTTATGCCGGCTGGATCACTGTGGCCACTATTGCCAATGTGGCCGCACATCTCACCAGCCTTGGCTGGAGAGGCTACATTCTTAGTGAGACCCAGTGGACGGTGATAATGTTGATCGTTGCTGTGGTTATCAATTTCCTTATTGTATACAGAAGGAATATGAGGGAATTTGCCCTTGTAGGGATATGGGCTCTTATCGCGATCTACGCCAGGCATACAGACGGGAACGTTGCGGTTGCTTATACCGCGTTGGGTGGGGCGATTTTGCTATTTGGATATGTGAGTTATCATGGGCATAAGAACAGGAAAACGAATCCTATGTATAAACTGGTGGCGGGGGAGAGTGAGGGTTGA
- the mfd gene encoding transcription-repair coupling factor: MSKTIIAQNFAQSPQQLELQKSIASSENKSQNIHLRGLVGSSLSFVVSNAFAEADAPFLLIFNDKEEAAYYLNDLEQLLGDKNVLFYPGSYRRPYQIEETDNANVLLRAEVLNRINSRKKPALIVTYPDALFEKVVTRKELEKSTLKIALNDSLSIDFVNEILFEYKFKRVDFVTEPGEFSVRGGIIDVFSFSNDEPYRIEFFGDEVDSIRSFDVETQLSTEQVKKISIMPNVENKKLNETRESFLKYVSANTVVFVKNMDLLSAQMDKLFEKAVEAFQKLPGEVKHGEPEELFCNAETFQKQLKDFALVELGNQNILQGGGTKRKTTGEDFAGEEIISFNTKPQPSFNKQFDLLIDNLIENQEAGYKNFIFCVSEQQAKRFHDIFDDQDREVKYQTVVLSIYQGFIDDTAKMVCYTDHQIFERYHKFQLKNGYAKKQAITLKELTNLEVGDYVTHIDHGIGKFGGLQKIEVEGKMQEAIKLIYGERDILYLSIHSLHKISKYNGKDGKPPKIYKLGSNAWKNLKQKTKARVKHIAYNLIELYAKRRLQKGFAFGPDSYLQHELEASFIYEDTPDQSTATEAVKLDMENERPMDRLVCGDVGFGKTEVAIRAAFKAVDNGKQVAVLVPTTILAFQHHKTFTERLKDFPVTVDYLNRFRTAKERKQTLEELENGKVDIIIGTHQLVNKSVKFKDLGLLIVDEEQKFGVAVKDKLKTIKENVDTLTLTATPIPRTLQFSLMAARDLSTITTPPPNRYPIESHVIRFSEETIRDAVMYEIQRGGQVFFIHNRIENIKEVAGMVQRLVPDAKVAVGHGQMEGKKLEKLMLSFMNGEFDVLVSTTIIESGLDVTNANTIFINNANNFGLSDLHQMRGRVGRSNKKAFCYFITPPYSAMTDDARKRITALEQFSELGSGFNIAMKDLEIRGAGDLLGGEQSGFINEIGFDTYQKILNEAIEELKENEFKELYSDSTNIEDKTFVKDTQIDTDFELLFPDDYINNITERLNLYTELNGIQTEEDLQKFETRLVDRFGELPTQAVDLLNSVRIKWIASKIGLEKVVMKQGKMIGYFISDQQSDFYKTKAFTKVLQYVQTHPHSCTMKEKKTRAGLRLLLTFEKITSVERALKVLEPLKAPSPPKGELAK, encoded by the coding sequence ATGAGTAAAACCATCATTGCCCAAAATTTCGCACAGTCCCCGCAACAGCTGGAACTGCAAAAATCTATTGCCTCTTCTGAAAATAAATCCCAAAATATCCACCTTCGAGGGCTGGTGGGATCCTCTTTATCTTTTGTTGTTTCCAATGCTTTTGCCGAAGCTGATGCTCCATTCCTGCTCATCTTTAACGACAAGGAAGAAGCGGCATATTATCTAAATGACCTGGAACAGCTGCTGGGTGATAAGAATGTTCTTTTCTATCCCGGAAGTTACCGACGGCCTTATCAAATTGAGGAGACAGATAACGCCAATGTGCTTTTACGCGCAGAGGTTTTAAACCGGATCAACTCCCGTAAGAAACCCGCGCTTATAGTTACCTATCCCGATGCGCTATTTGAAAAAGTGGTAACGCGCAAGGAGCTGGAGAAAAGCACCCTTAAAATTGCTCTTAATGACAGCCTCTCCATAGATTTTGTAAACGAAATACTCTTCGAATACAAGTTCAAAAGAGTTGATTTTGTCACAGAGCCGGGCGAATTTTCAGTGAGGGGAGGGATCATAGATGTCTTTTCCTTCAGCAATGATGAGCCTTACAGGATAGAATTCTTTGGAGATGAGGTAGACAGCATCCGCAGCTTTGATGTGGAGACGCAGCTTTCTACAGAGCAGGTGAAGAAGATCTCCATTATGCCCAATGTGGAAAATAAAAAGCTGAATGAAACCCGTGAAAGCTTTTTAAAGTATGTTTCGGCCAACACAGTTGTGTTTGTGAAGAATATGGACCTGCTTTCAGCACAAATGGATAAATTGTTTGAAAAAGCAGTAGAAGCTTTTCAGAAGTTACCGGGAGAAGTGAAACACGGGGAGCCGGAAGAGCTTTTTTGTAATGCAGAGACATTTCAGAAGCAATTAAAAGATTTTGCGCTGGTAGAACTGGGAAATCAGAATATCCTGCAGGGTGGGGGCACCAAACGAAAAACTACCGGAGAGGATTTTGCCGGGGAAGAGATCATTTCCTTTAACACCAAACCCCAGCCATCTTTTAATAAACAATTTGATCTTTTAATTGACAACCTTATTGAAAACCAGGAGGCGGGTTATAAGAACTTCATCTTTTGCGTTAGCGAGCAGCAGGCCAAAAGATTTCACGACATTTTTGACGATCAGGATCGCGAGGTTAAATATCAAACCGTGGTGCTTTCAATATACCAGGGTTTTATCGATGATACGGCCAAAATGGTGTGTTACACAGATCACCAGATCTTTGAGCGCTACCATAAATTCCAGCTCAAGAACGGCTATGCCAAGAAGCAGGCGATCACTCTTAAGGAGCTTACCAATCTTGAGGTAGGGGATTACGTCACTCATATTGACCACGGGATTGGGAAATTTGGCGGACTCCAAAAGATAGAGGTGGAAGGCAAGATGCAGGAGGCGATCAAGCTTATTTACGGGGAGCGTGATATTTTATACCTGAGTATTCACTCCCTGCACAAAATTTCAAAATACAACGGAAAGGACGGGAAACCGCCGAAGATATATAAACTGGGCAGCAACGCATGGAAGAATTTAAAACAGAAGACCAAGGCCCGGGTTAAGCATATTGCTTACAATTTAATCGAATTATACGCCAAGCGAAGGCTGCAAAAAGGATTTGCTTTTGGGCCTGATAGTTATTTGCAACATGAGCTTGAGGCTTCTTTTATCTATGAGGATACACCGGACCAGAGCACAGCTACTGAAGCAGTAAAACTGGACATGGAAAACGAGCGGCCTATGGACAGGCTTGTATGCGGGGATGTTGGCTTCGGAAAGACAGAAGTGGCCATTCGCGCTGCCTTCAAAGCGGTAGATAACGGAAAGCAGGTCGCTGTTTTAGTACCCACTACCATTCTGGCTTTTCAGCATCACAAGACCTTTACAGAACGGCTGAAGGATTTTCCTGTTACCGTGGATTATTTAAACCGATTTAGGACAGCGAAAGAGCGGAAGCAAACCCTGGAAGAACTGGAGAACGGAAAGGTAGACATCATCATTGGTACCCATCAGCTGGTGAACAAGTCGGTTAAATTTAAAGATTTGGGCTTGTTGATCGTGGATGAGGAACAGAAGTTTGGGGTAGCGGTAAAGGATAAGCTTAAGACTATTAAAGAAAACGTGGATACGCTCACCTTAACAGCAACCCCAATACCGCGTACACTGCAATTCAGTTTGATGGCTGCGAGGGATCTTAGTACAATTACGACTCCGCCGCCTAACAGGTATCCCATTGAGAGCCATGTAATACGATTTTCTGAAGAGACCATTCGCGACGCGGTGATGTATGAAATTCAGCGTGGGGGGCAGGTGTTCTTTATACATAACAGGATCGAGAATATTAAAGAAGTCGCCGGGATGGTACAGCGCCTGGTGCCAGATGCCAAAGTGGCCGTAGGCCATGGGCAAATGGAAGGGAAGAAACTGGAGAAACTCATGCTTTCCTTTATGAATGGGGAATTCGATGTGCTGGTTTCTACCACCATTATTGAAAGCGGATTGGATGTTACAAACGCCAACACTATCTTCATCAACAATGCGAATAACTTCGGATTATCAGATCTGCACCAAATGCGGGGCCGGGTAGGCCGGAGCAACAAAAAAGCCTTCTGCTATTTTATCACTCCGCCATATTCTGCAATGACAGATGATGCTCGTAAGCGAATCACTGCTCTGGAACAATTCAGCGAACTAGGAAGCGGATTCAATATCGCGATGAAGGATCTGGAGATACGCGGAGCCGGAGATCTTCTTGGAGGAGAGCAAAGCGGCTTTATCAACGAAATAGGATTTGATACCTACCAAAAGATCCTGAATGAGGCCATTGAGGAGCTAAAGGAAAATGAATTCAAGGAGCTTTACAGCGATAGCACAAATATTGAAGATAAGACCTTCGTTAAAGACACCCAGATCGATACCGATTTTGAACTGCTGTTCCCCGATGATTACATCAACAATATAACCGAGAGGCTAAATCTCTACACCGAATTAAACGGCATCCAAACTGAAGAGGACCTGCAGAAATTTGAGACCAGGCTGGTGGATCGTTTTGGAGAACTGCCCACACAGGCGGTGGACCTATTGAACAGTGTGCGAATCAAATGGATCGCTTCCAAAATAGGTCTCGAAAAAGTCGTGATGAAACAGGGTAAAATGATAGGTTACTTTATTTCAGATCAGCAATCTGATTTTTACAAAACCAAAGCCTTTACGAAAGTGCTGCAATACGTACAAACCCATCCGCATTCCTGCACCATGAAAGAAAAGAAAACCCGCGCCGGGTTGAGGTTGTTGCTCACTTTTGAAAAGATAACTTCTGTGGAAAGGGCGTTGAAAGTTTTGGAGCCTTTAAAAGCCCCCTCACCCCCAAAGGGGGAATTAGCGAAGTAG
- the fbp gene encoding class 1 fructose-bisphosphatase, with the protein MPKRNQTLGEFIIENQADFAYSSGELSRLINSIRLAAKVVNHEVNKAGLVDIIGAYGETNVQGEDQQKLDVMANETFIQTLTNREIVCGIASEENDDFITIPGSDGKHQNKYVVLIDPLDGSSNIDVNVSVGTIFSIYRRVTPIGTPATIEDFLQAGNNQVAAGYIIYGTSTMLVYTTGRGVNGFTLNPALGSWYLSHPDMKFPDTGKIYSINEGNYVHFPQGVKDYIKYCQEEKDDRPYTSRYIGSMVSDVHRNMIKGGIFIYPKSSTATNGKLRLLYECNPMAYLVEQAGGKATDGFRRILEIKPTELHQRTPIFCGSTKMVEKAEEFMAKYDE; encoded by the coding sequence ATGCCCAAGAGAAACCAGACTTTAGGTGAATTTATAATTGAAAATCAGGCAGACTTTGCCTACTCTTCCGGGGAGCTTTCCAGGTTGATAAACTCCATAAGACTTGCTGCCAAAGTGGTGAACCACGAGGTGAACAAGGCAGGGCTTGTAGATATTATTGGGGCATACGGCGAGACCAATGTACAGGGTGAGGACCAGCAAAAGCTGGATGTCATGGCCAATGAGACATTTATTCAAACCCTTACCAACCGTGAAATAGTTTGTGGCATAGCTTCTGAGGAAAATGATGACTTTATTACCATTCCTGGGTCAGATGGGAAACATCAGAATAAATATGTGGTTCTTATTGATCCCCTGGACGGTAGTTCCAATATAGACGTAAACGTATCTGTAGGAACAATCTTTTCTATTTACCGCAGGGTGACACCAATAGGAACCCCGGCGACAATAGAAGATTTTCTGCAAGCGGGGAATAATCAGGTTGCAGCAGGTTATATAATTTATGGTACTTCCACAATGCTGGTCTATACTACCGGCCGCGGGGTAAATGGATTTACACTTAACCCTGCCCTGGGATCCTGGTACCTCTCGCACCCCGATATGAAATTTCCTGACACAGGAAAGATCTATTCAATTAATGAGGGGAACTATGTACATTTCCCACAGGGGGTAAAGGATTATATTAAATACTGCCAGGAAGAAAAAGACGACAGGCCTTACACTTCAAGGTATATTGGTTCTATGGTAAGTGATGTTCACCGTAACATGATCAAGGGTGGGATATTTATATATCCTAAGAGTTCCACAGCCACGAACGGGAAGCTGCGGCTTTTGTATGAATGTAATCCCATGGCCTATCTTGTAGAACAGGCCGGGGGGAAAGCAACAGACGGCTTTAGACGAATCCTGGAGATCAAACCCACAGAATTACATCAAAGGACCCCAATTTTTTGCGGTAGCACAAAAATGGTAGAAAAAGCCGAGGAATTTATGGCAAAATATGATGAGTAA
- the ltrA gene encoding group II intron reverse transcriptase/maturase: MNVHVKKTVPIEFSQVVKAYRKVKKGGKAVGIDNQSWVEFDKQTERNLYVIWNRLASGSYHPQAVREVEIPKKDGKVRKLGIPTLKDRIAQQVLKDYMEKRIDRLFHDNSYGYRPLKSAHDAVEQVRQNCFKQDWVIDMDISKFFDEMDHELVLKATQHVMDEKWVKLYVERWLKMPVQKKDGTLQQKEGKGTPQGGVISPLLANLYLHFSLDMWLSKHYPQVNFVRYADDIVIHCNSKEEAEMVLEAVKQRLTEVKLQVNESKTRIAYCKDYKRKEKHETVKFEFLGFSYQPGARIGKFDGQIYTAFTAEISQSNQKRIREIIRDNKLWNNTTLDIMDIAKSLNMKLIGWINYYSKYSKNKLRRSLIKVDSRLIKWMKNKYKINTGKSIIKLKQIKQLKPNLFYHWQTGYC; this comes from the coding sequence ATGAATGTACACGTAAAGAAAACAGTACCAATTGAGTTTTCACAGGTGGTGAAAGCTTACCGCAAGGTGAAAAAAGGGGGTAAAGCCGTTGGGATAGACAACCAGAGCTGGGTTGAGTTTGATAAACAAACTGAGCGCAATCTCTACGTTATCTGGAACCGATTAGCCTCTGGCAGTTACCACCCTCAGGCTGTCCGAGAAGTAGAGATACCTAAAAAGGACGGCAAGGTGCGCAAATTAGGAATCCCAACCCTTAAGGATAGAATAGCCCAACAGGTGTTGAAGGATTATATGGAAAAGCGGATAGACCGGCTCTTTCATGACAACTCGTATGGTTACAGGCCACTAAAGAGTGCACACGATGCCGTTGAACAGGTCAGGCAGAACTGCTTCAAGCAGGACTGGGTGATAGATATGGACATCAGTAAGTTCTTTGATGAAATGGATCACGAGTTGGTGCTAAAAGCGACCCAACACGTTATGGACGAAAAATGGGTGAAACTGTATGTAGAGAGATGGTTAAAGATGCCTGTCCAGAAGAAGGATGGCACCCTGCAACAAAAAGAAGGAAAAGGAACACCTCAGGGAGGTGTGATAAGTCCTTTGCTTGCCAATCTGTATCTACACTTCTCCCTTGATATGTGGCTGAGCAAACACTACCCTCAGGTAAACTTTGTTAGGTATGCAGATGACATCGTCATCCATTGCAACAGCAAGGAAGAAGCGGAAATGGTACTTGAGGCAGTCAAACAAAGACTGACTGAAGTAAAGCTACAGGTCAACGAATCCAAAACACGCATCGCTTACTGTAAGGATTACAAGCGGAAGGAAAAACACGAGACGGTCAAATTTGAATTTCTGGGCTTTAGCTATCAGCCAGGAGCGAGAATAGGAAAATTTGATGGTCAAATTTATACTGCCTTCACAGCAGAAATCAGTCAATCCAATCAAAAGCGGATTAGAGAGATTATTAGAGATAATAAGTTATGGAACAACACAACGTTGGATATAATGGACATAGCCAAAAGTCTCAATATGAAACTTATAGGTTGGATAAACTATTACAGTAAATACAGCAAAAATAAACTAAGACGCTCACTAATAAAGGTAGATTCACGACTGATCAAGTGGATGAAAAACAAATACAAGATCAACACCGGAAAATCTATCATTAAGCTCAAACAGATAAAACAGTTAAAACCCAACCTGTTTTATCATTGGCAAACTGGTTACTGTTGA
- a CDS encoding GNAT family N-acetyltransferase gives MEINIRKSEKKDAPSILELIKELAHFEKETEAVEVDVEELEREGFGDHPLFTCFVAEVNGNIEGIALVYFRFSTWKGRTVHLEDLIVREKMRGTGIGSALYRKVIEYSLEQGCKRTEWVVLDWNQPAIDFYKRSGATVFENWNTVQMDEQAMKEFISQG, from the coding sequence ATGGAAATCAACATAAGAAAATCTGAAAAGAAGGATGCACCCTCTATTCTTGAGCTAATAAAGGAACTTGCACATTTCGAAAAAGAAACTGAAGCCGTAGAGGTGGACGTAGAGGAGTTGGAAAGGGAAGGCTTTGGCGATCACCCCCTTTTTACCTGTTTTGTAGCAGAAGTAAACGGAAACATCGAGGGAATTGCCCTGGTATATTTTAGGTTCTCCACCTGGAAGGGCCGCACCGTTCACCTGGAAGACCTTATTGTGAGGGAGAAGATGAGGGGTACCGGCATTGGCAGCGCGTTGTATAGAAAAGTAATAGAATATTCGCTGGAACAGGGTTGTAAAAGAACCGAATGGGTGGTCCTGGACTGGAACCAACCTGCGATAGATTTTTATAAAAGAAGCGGGGCAACTGTATTTGAAAATTGGAATACCGTGCAAATGGATGAACAGGCGATGAAGGAATTCATAAGCCAAGGTTAA
- a CDS encoding TerB family tellurite resistance protein codes for MAISDLYGSGEHLRNLGHFAAIVSLATVNGELNKHEQAMLERFARKLDISEEEYTRILEKPTDYPIHPNNTYEGRLERLHDLFTIIYSDANVDEFEMKLLKKYAIAIGFSSTVADRLIKRSVQIFSGKLSYDDYQLLIDRK; via the coding sequence ATGGCAATTTCAGATCTATACGGCTCAGGAGAGCATTTACGTAACCTAGGGCATTTTGCGGCTATTGTAAGCCTGGCAACGGTTAATGGGGAATTAAATAAACACGAGCAGGCAATGCTGGAGCGCTTTGCCCGTAAGCTTGACATATCTGAAGAGGAATATACCAGGATCCTGGAAAAACCTACAGATTATCCCATCCACCCAAACAACACCTACGAAGGAAGACTGGAAAGATTACATGACCTGTTCACGATTATCTATTCAGACGCCAATGTAGATGAGTTTGAGATGAAATTATTGAAGAAATATGCCATCGCCATAGGATTTTCCTCCACCGTTGCCGACCGGCTTATCAAACGGTCTGTGCAGATCTTTAGCGGAAAATTAAGCTATGATGACTACCAGCTTTTAATAGACAGGAAATAA
- the pdeM gene encoding ligase-associated DNA damage response endonuclease PdeM, with the protein MVKSVQILQQKFLFHPSGALYWPERDMLLISDVHLGKISHFRKYGSAVPAGAIAENFRRLSEVIDFFNPENVVFLGDLFHSYANIEWDLFTNWLVEITAKVSLVVGNHDVISALKYEEVGVEVKQELILGEFFLSHHPEEKEGYLNICGHLHPGYKLRGRGRQTLPLKCFYKSEDRLILPAFGEFTGNYWISPNEGDQVYAITKKEVFLVN; encoded by the coding sequence GTGGTAAAATCCGTTCAAATTCTTCAGCAAAAATTTTTATTCCATCCCTCCGGTGCGTTGTACTGGCCGGAGCGGGATATGCTGCTTATAAGCGATGTGCACCTTGGGAAGATCTCGCATTTCAGAAAATACGGCAGCGCAGTGCCCGCCGGTGCTATTGCTGAAAATTTTCGCCGACTTTCAGAAGTTATTGATTTTTTCAATCCGGAGAATGTAGTTTTCCTGGGAGATCTTTTTCATAGCTACGCCAATATTGAATGGGACCTTTTTACGAACTGGCTGGTGGAAATCACCGCAAAGGTAAGCCTGGTAGTTGGGAATCACGATGTGATCTCTGCCTTGAAATATGAAGAAGTTGGGGTGGAAGTAAAGCAGGAACTTATCCTGGGAGAATTTTTCCTTTCTCATCATCCCGAAGAAAAGGAGGGTTACCTGAATATTTGCGGACATTTGCACCCGGGCTATAAGCTGCGCGGCAGGGGAAGACAGACGCTCCCATTAAAATGTTTTTACAAAAGTGAAGACCGGTTGATCCTTCCGGCTTTTGGAGAATTTACCGGTAATTACTGGATCTCACCCAATGAGGGAGACCAGGTTTACGCAATTACAAAAAAAGAAGTATTTTTAGTGAACTAA
- a CDS encoding ligase-associated DNA damage response exonuclease, with amino-acid sequence MTPPLLIFNDKGIYCTRADVYLDPWRPVEKAIISHGHADHSRWGHKHYITHHSNVPIIKHRLGEINVTGKEWNETFSINGVKFSLHPAGHIIGSSQIRVECKGEIWVFTGDYKLEDDGVAVPYEPVKCHSFITECTFGLPAFKWTPQAQVMADINAWWQQNKQDGRTSVLFGYSLGKAQRLLKHLDPNIGKIYTHGAIENMTEVLRPMMEFPDTTRVTRETTKDELKGGLVLAPPSAHGTPWLRKMVPYVTASASGWMAFRGARRRRAIDKGFVLSDHCDWQGLLQAIRETGCEKVICTHGYTDIFSKYLCEQGYDARTEETQYEGEMGEMESKAESTDELVPDEEKAAAVGKKDKPEK; translated from the coding sequence ATGACCCCGCCGTTATTGATATTTAATGATAAAGGAATTTACTGCACCCGGGCAGATGTTTACCTGGATCCCTGGAGGCCGGTGGAGAAAGCTATTATCTCTCACGGGCATGCCGACCATTCCCGCTGGGGCCATAAACACTATATTACCCACCATTCCAATGTGCCTATCATTAAACATCGCCTGGGGGAAATAAATGTAACGGGTAAGGAGTGGAATGAGACCTTTAGCATTAACGGGGTCAAATTCTCACTTCATCCTGCCGGCCATATCATTGGCTCCTCCCAGATAAGGGTTGAATGTAAAGGAGAAATATGGGTTTTCACGGGAGATTATAAACTGGAAGATGATGGGGTGGCCGTTCCCTATGAACCGGTAAAATGTCATTCATTTATTACCGAATGCACCTTTGGCCTTCCTGCCTTTAAATGGACCCCGCAGGCACAGGTGATGGCAGATATCAACGCCTGGTGGCAACAAAATAAACAAGACGGCCGTACTTCTGTTCTTTTCGGATATTCCCTGGGGAAAGCTCAACGGCTGCTGAAGCATCTTGATCCAAACATTGGAAAGATCTACACGCATGGTGCAATTGAAAATATGACAGAAGTTTTGAGGCCAATGATGGAATTTCCTGATACCACCAGGGTTACAAGGGAAACAACCAAAGATGAATTAAAAGGTGGTCTTGTTTTGGCTCCTCCTAGCGCCCATGGAACCCCGTGGCTAAGAAAAATGGTGCCTTACGTTACGGCATCTGCCAGTGGATGGATGGCCTTTCGTGGTGCAAGAAGGAGGCGGGCGATAGATAAGGGATTTGTGCTGAGCGATCATTGCGATTGGCAGGGACTTTTGCAGGCAATAAGGGAAACCGGCTGTGAAAAAGTGATTTGTACCCACGGGTATACAGATATTTTCAGTAAATACCTCTGCGAACAGGGGTATGATGCCCGTACCGAAGAGACCCAATATGAAGGAGAAATGGGAGAGATGGAAAGCAAGGCAGAAAGTACAGATGAGCTGGTGCCCGATGAGGAAAAAGCAGCAGCGGTTGGAAAAAAAGATAAACCGGAAAAATAA
- a CDS encoding ATP-dependent DNA ligase → MKRFAELIRTLDSTNKTTLKVEALTDYFLEAPERDKVWAIAILSHRRPPRPVNTTLLRHWASELSNIPLWLFEESYHIVGDLAETIALVIPVSEAVSEKSLTQFLEEIIVLKSKPEEEKKEYLFDNWTHLNYYERFVFSKLITGSFRIGVSQKLMTRSLSKATGIEEDILAYKLMGNWDPNTISFNQLVLEENEEDYLSKPYPFYLAYALEDEVQDLGEVSDWAAEHKWDGIRSQVIIRNDDLFVWSRGEELVTDKYPEFEVFKSAIPNGTVIDGEILPFPDGAIGTFNDLQTRIGRKNVSKALLKKTPVILKAYDVLEWEGKDIRERPYAERRDILHSLHADVSTEELPLHISETISFQNWGEVAAERDRAREENSEGLMLKKLDSPYLVGRKKGDWWKWKVDPLTIDAVLTYAMRGHGRRSNLFTDYTFALWDGEKKELVTFAKAYSGLTDAEFRKVDAWIKKNTLERFGPVRSVKPHHVFEIAFEGVAESSRHKSGVATRFPRILRWRQDKMIEEANTLGDLKGLISPPAPKGGVDGGEK, encoded by the coding sequence ATGAAACGATTTGCTGAACTTATAAGGACGCTTGACAGCACTAATAAAACCACACTTAAGGTGGAGGCACTTACCGATTATTTCCTGGAAGCGCCGGAGAGGGATAAGGTATGGGCAATTGCAATCCTTTCGCACCGTAGGCCACCCCGGCCGGTAAACACCACCTTACTGCGCCACTGGGCCTCTGAACTTTCCAATATTCCGCTGTGGTTGTTTGAAGAATCTTACCATATAGTTGGCGACCTGGCAGAAACGATTGCCCTTGTGATACCTGTTTCTGAAGCTGTTTCAGAAAAAAGCCTTACCCAATTCCTGGAGGAGATCATTGTCCTAAAATCCAAACCTGAAGAGGAGAAAAAGGAATATCTTTTTGACAACTGGACCCACCTTAATTATTATGAACGATTTGTCTTCAGCAAGCTTATAACCGGCAGTTTCCGCATCGGGGTGAGTCAGAAGTTGATGACGCGCTCCCTTTCCAAAGCCACGGGAATAGAAGAGGACATCCTGGCATATAAACTAATGGGGAACTGGGATCCGAACACAATTTCCTTCAATCAGCTGGTGCTGGAGGAGAATGAGGAGGATTATCTCTCAAAGCCGTATCCGTTTTATCTGGCCTATGCTTTGGAAGATGAGGTGCAGGATCTGGGGGAGGTGAGTGACTGGGCAGCAGAGCATAAGTGGGATGGCATTCGTAGCCAGGTGATAATTCGCAACGACGACCTTTTCGTGTGGAGCAGGGGAGAGGAGCTGGTGACCGATAAGTATCCGGAATTTGAGGTTTTTAAGTCGGCCATACCCAATGGTACCGTTATAGATGGTGAGATCCTGCCTTTTCCAGATGGTGCTATCGGCACTTTCAATGACCTGCAAACCCGCATTGGCCGTAAAAATGTTTCCAAAGCTTTGCTAAAGAAAACCCCGGTGATCCTCAAGGCTTATGATGTGCTGGAATGGGAGGGCAAGGATATCCGGGAAAGGCCTTATGCTGAAAGACGGGATATTTTACATTCTCTACATGCCGATGTTTCTACGGAAGAATTGCCACTGCATATTTCTGAAACCATTTCGTTCCAAAATTGGGGGGAAGTAGCTGCCGAAAGAGACCGCGCCCGGGAGGAGAATTCTGAAGGCTTAATGCTGAAGAAGCTTGACTCCCCCTACCTGGTTGGCCGTAAAAAAGGCGACTGGTGGAAGTGGAAAGTGGATCCCTTAACCATAGACGCTGTCCTCACCTATGCCATGCGCGGCCATGGAAGGCGCAGTAATTTGTTTACAGATTACACCTTCGCATTGTGGGATGGGGAAAAGAAGGAGTTGGTAACCTTCGCCAAAGCCTACAGCGGACTTACAGATGCAGAATTCAGAAAAGTAGATGCCTGGATAAAAAAGAATACCCTCGAACGCTTTGGTCCCGTGCGCAGTGTAAAACCACATCACGTCTTCGAAATAGCCTTCGAAGGTGTAGCAGAATCCAGCCGACATAAAAGCGGGGTAGCCACCAGGTTTCCAAGGATCTTGAGGTGGAGACAGGATAAAATGATCGAGGAGGCGAATACGTTGGGGGATTTGAAAGGGCTTATAAGCCCCCCGGCCCCCAAAGGGGGAGTTGATGGGGGTGAGAAGTAA